In Curtobacterium sp. MCPF17_002, one genomic interval encodes:
- the rsfS gene encoding ribosome silencing factor, producing MTASSRAQELVQIAAQAADAKQAEDLVALDVTGPLQLTDVFLLATGRNERNVLAIADEIEERLLEAGAKPLRREGRSEGRWVLIDFGDIVVHVFHEEDRQYYSLERLWSDCPTIPLEITVDHTA from the coding sequence GTGACCGCCTCCTCACGTGCACAGGAACTCGTGCAGATCGCCGCTCAGGCGGCCGACGCCAAGCAGGCCGAGGACCTCGTCGCTCTCGACGTGACCGGGCCGCTGCAGCTCACTGACGTGTTCCTGCTCGCGACCGGCCGGAACGAGCGCAACGTGCTCGCCATCGCGGACGAGATCGAAGAGCGCCTCCTCGAAGCCGGGGCCAAGCCGCTCCGCCGTGAAGGCCGGAGCGAGGGCCGCTGGGTCCTCATCGACTTCGGCGACATCGTCGTGCACGTCTTCCACGAAGAAGACCGCCAGTACTACTCGCTCGAGCGCCTCTGGTCGGACTGCCCGACCATCCCGCTCGAGATCACGGTGGACCACACCGCCTAG
- a CDS encoding aldose 1-epimerase family protein: protein MSSDAPLSGSALTITAGGYTAEIASVGATLRTLRHEGRDLVVPFDADEVRPAFRGAVLAPWPNRVVDGQYSFGGTEHELALTEPSRQHALHGLVAWTDFRIASHEPDRAVLATTVPAQAGYPFRVEVLVEYRVDAEGLHTTITGTNTGPDAAPWGTGPHPYLVGGEGRVDDWTLTLPAAEVLEVTEDRLVPTGLAPVHDEFDLRSATRIGDRFIDHAYTGFERDAAGVATIVLTAADERGVRVTFGPECPWVQVHTADHVIPEYHRAGLAVEPMTCAPDAFNAGTDAGLVVLEPGASHAASWTIAAV, encoded by the coding sequence ATGAGCAGCGACGCACCCCTGTCCGGTTCCGCCCTGACGATCACCGCCGGCGGCTACACGGCCGAGATCGCCTCCGTCGGGGCGACGCTGCGGACGCTCCGGCACGAGGGCCGCGACCTCGTGGTGCCGTTCGACGCCGACGAGGTCCGTCCGGCCTTCCGCGGTGCCGTCCTCGCCCCGTGGCCGAACCGGGTCGTCGACGGGCAGTACTCCTTCGGCGGGACCGAGCACGAGCTCGCGCTGACCGAACCGAGCCGCCAGCACGCGCTCCACGGCCTGGTCGCCTGGACCGACTTCCGCATCGCCTCGCACGAGCCCGACCGCGCGGTCCTCGCGACGACGGTGCCCGCGCAGGCCGGCTACCCGTTCCGCGTCGAGGTGCTCGTCGAGTACCGCGTCGACGCCGAGGGGCTGCACACGACCATCACCGGGACGAACACGGGTCCGGACGCCGCGCCGTGGGGGACCGGCCCGCACCCCTACCTCGTCGGCGGCGAGGGCCGTGTTGACGACTGGACCCTGACGCTCCCGGCCGCCGAGGTGCTCGAGGTCACCGAGGACCGGCTCGTCCCGACCGGGCTGGCCCCGGTGCACGACGAGTTCGACCTGCGGTCAGCGACCCGCATCGGCGACCGGTTCATCGACCACGCGTACACCGGGTTCGAGCGTGATGCCGCGGGCGTCGCCACGATCGTCCTCACCGCGGCGGACGAGCGCGGTGTCCGTGTCACGTTCGGGCCGGAGTGCCCGTGGGTGCAGGTGCACACCGCCGACCACGTGATCCCCGAGTACCACCGTGCCGGCCTCGCGGTCGAACCGATGACGTGCGCCCCGGACGCGTTCAACGCCGGCACCGACGCCGGTCTCGTCGTGCTCGAGCCGGGCGCGTCGCACGCGGCCTCGTGGACGATCGCGGCGGTCTGA
- a CDS encoding anthranilate synthase component I family protein, translating into MDDRGGLTAAPGPARIALRRLTTTPDLGALAAAAGSDVVWLDSTLPDGSPATAHARARWSVLAWTDGPFSARFRHEAGRASVTVSPASERWFGPARDGARAAFDVLADLLGRTPVLSEPVNGCGFALGWVGFLGYELGRESGGADRTADGHADADLRFTDRAVVVEEGGSAWALALVTDAEPAASAANRAWLGTVTDTPTRADVGDAPTGLQAAATGRVTRAAYETAVDACRAEIREGNAFQVCLTTAFGLLPPTGLEARVGSGTDPHLAEYLRLRTADPVPFGAYLRLGPLRVASRSPERFLRIDAGGSVLAEPIKGTRRRLDDDAADAVVRAELAASAKDRAENVMIVDLLRNDLLRTVLPGSVHVDRLCDVETYATVHQMVSTIGAVLPPGASRAAVVRAAFPPGSMTGAPKTSAMAIADRLEGAPRGVYSGVIGYFSASGAVDLSVAIRTLVTVVDEDSGSVRSRTFGAGGAVTWSSVAADEADEVETKTRSVLAGVGAVARW; encoded by the coding sequence GTGGACGATCGCGGCGGTCTGACGGCAGCGCCGGGCCCGGCCCGGATCGCGCTCCGGCGGCTGACCACGACGCCCGACCTCGGAGCCCTGGCCGCCGCTGCCGGGTCCGACGTCGTCTGGCTCGACTCCACGCTGCCGGACGGTTCGCCCGCCACCGCGCACGCGCGGGCCCGCTGGTCGGTCCTGGCGTGGACCGACGGCCCGTTCTCGGCACGGTTCCGGCACGAGGCCGGGCGGGCGTCCGTCACGGTGTCCCCGGCGTCGGAGCGGTGGTTCGGCCCCGCCCGCGACGGTGCACGGGCGGCGTTCGACGTGCTCGCCGACCTGCTCGGGCGCACGCCGGTGCTGTCGGAACCGGTCAACGGGTGCGGGTTCGCGCTCGGGTGGGTGGGGTTCCTCGGGTACGAGCTCGGTCGCGAGTCGGGTGGTGCCGACCGCACGGCGGACGGGCACGCGGACGCCGACCTGCGCTTCACGGACCGCGCCGTGGTGGTCGAGGAGGGCGGCTCGGCCTGGGCGCTCGCCCTGGTCACGGATGCGGAACCGGCGGCCAGCGCCGCGAACCGTGCATGGCTCGGGACGGTGACCGACACGCCGACGCGGGCCGACGTCGGTGACGCGCCCACGGGCCTCCAGGCCGCAGCGACCGGACGCGTGACGCGTGCCGCCTACGAGACCGCGGTGGACGCGTGCCGCGCGGAGATCCGCGAGGGCAACGCGTTCCAGGTCTGCCTCACCACCGCCTTCGGGCTGCTCCCGCCGACGGGCCTGGAGGCGCGGGTCGGGTCCGGTACGGACCCCCACCTGGCCGAGTACCTGCGGCTGCGGACGGCGGATCCCGTCCCGTTCGGCGCGTACCTGCGGCTCGGCCCGCTGCGCGTCGCGAGCCGGTCGCCGGAGCGGTTCCTGCGGATCGACGCCGGGGGTTCCGTGCTCGCGGAGCCGATCAAGGGGACCAGGCGGCGACTCGACGACGACGCCGCCGACGCGGTGGTGCGCGCCGAGCTCGCCGCGAGTGCCAAGGACCGCGCGGAGAACGTGATGATCGTCGACCTGCTGCGGAACGACCTGCTCCGGACGGTGCTGCCGGGGTCGGTGCACGTCGACCGGCTCTGCGACGTCGAGACGTACGCGACCGTGCACCAGATGGTGTCGACGATCGGGGCGGTGCTGCCGCCGGGGGCCTCCCGGGCGGCCGTCGTGCGTGCGGCGTTCCCGCCGGGGTCGATGACGGGGGCGCCGAAGACCAGCGCGATGGCGATCGCGGACCGGCTCGAGGGTGCACCGCGAGGCGTGTACTCGGGGGTGATCGGGTACTTCTCGGCGAGCGGCGCGGTCGATCTGTCGGTGGCGATCCGCACACTGGTGACGGTGGTCGACGAGGACTCCGGAAGCGTCCGCTCGCGGACCTTCGGGGCCGGCGGTGCGGTGACGTGGTCGTCGGTCGCGGCGGACGAGGCGGACGAGGTCGAGACGAAGACCCGGTCGGTGCTCGCCGGGGTGGGGGCCGTCGCGCGCTGGTAG
- a CDS encoding DNA polymerase Y family protein, producing the protein MTGALAGSRGQGAGAGVPDARAIRADALARGGALPEPPPTRTIVLWCPDWPVIAAARAAGEPPESPFALVAKGQVYASSASARQHGVVRGLRVREAQARCPELVVQSYDDALDHRAFEPVIRAVEAAVPGVEVLRPGTIALRSRGPGRYYGGERAAAATLAGIAADHGAPGVRAGVADTPFAAEQAARARPVRPGERVRIVPVDGSASFLSGLPLGVLGDADLAMLLGRLGIATLGEFAALGDEQVRDRFGPAGAFLHRLAGGRDPREVAARSVPPELRVEAAFEPPLDRADQIAFAFRRSADDFAARLRTAGLVATTIRVGIVDERDILLERTWVHPRWFDAADVVDRVRWQLAGGVDPTGLEAPVVSVVLEPVAVDDMANHERGLWGTGPDERVHHALARVQGLVGHDGVVTPRIGGGRTLAERVVLVPWGDAPVGGERALATVRDRPWPGKLPGPPPATVLDRPRPVDVVTADGGTVDVDDRGALTGVPEGFRAEGERGGRFGSVTAWAGPWPLVVRWWEAGGRRLHRLQLVDAEGRAWYLVLADHRWWAEAVAT; encoded by the coding sequence GTGACCGGAGCGCTCGCCGGGTCCCGCGGCCAGGGCGCTGGGGCCGGGGTGCCCGATGCGCGGGCGATCCGTGCCGACGCACTCGCCCGCGGTGGCGCGCTGCCCGAACCACCCCCCACCCGGACGATCGTGCTGTGGTGCCCGGACTGGCCGGTGATCGCCGCAGCCCGTGCCGCCGGGGAGCCACCGGAGTCACCGTTCGCCCTCGTGGCGAAGGGGCAGGTGTACGCCAGCTCCGCCAGCGCACGGCAGCACGGCGTCGTCCGTGGCCTCCGCGTGCGAGAGGCCCAGGCACGGTGCCCCGAACTCGTCGTGCAGTCCTACGACGACGCCCTCGACCACCGGGCGTTCGAACCGGTCATCCGCGCGGTCGAGGCAGCCGTCCCCGGGGTCGAGGTCCTCCGACCAGGCACCATCGCGCTGCGCTCCCGCGGCCCGGGCCGCTACTACGGCGGTGAGCGGGCGGCCGCGGCCACCCTCGCGGGCATCGCCGCCGACCACGGCGCCCCCGGTGTCCGGGCCGGGGTCGCCGACACCCCGTTCGCCGCCGAGCAGGCCGCACGGGCACGTCCGGTGCGCCCGGGGGAACGCGTCCGGATCGTGCCCGTCGACGGCTCCGCGTCGTTCCTGTCCGGGCTGCCGCTCGGGGTGCTCGGGGACGCCGACCTCGCGATGCTGCTCGGACGGCTCGGCATCGCGACCCTGGGGGAGTTCGCCGCGCTCGGCGACGAACAGGTGCGCGACCGCTTCGGACCCGCCGGGGCGTTCCTGCACCGGCTCGCCGGTGGGCGCGACCCGCGCGAGGTCGCTGCACGGTCGGTCCCGCCCGAGCTCCGGGTCGAGGCAGCGTTCGAACCGCCGCTCGACCGTGCCGACCAGATCGCGTTCGCGTTCCGGCGCTCCGCCGACGACTTCGCCGCACGGCTCCGGACAGCGGGGCTCGTCGCCACCACGATCCGGGTCGGCATCGTCGACGAGCGGGACATCCTGCTCGAACGCACGTGGGTGCACCCCCGGTGGTTCGACGCCGCCGACGTCGTCGACCGGGTGCGGTGGCAGCTCGCCGGCGGGGTCGACCCGACCGGGCTCGAGGCGCCCGTCGTCTCGGTGGTGCTCGAACCCGTCGCGGTGGACGACATGGCGAACCACGAGCGCGGGCTCTGGGGGACCGGACCCGACGAACGGGTGCACCACGCCCTCGCCCGCGTGCAGGGGCTCGTCGGACACGACGGGGTGGTCACACCCCGGATCGGCGGCGGACGAACCCTGGCGGAGCGTGTCGTGCTCGTCCCGTGGGGCGACGCCCCGGTCGGCGGTGAGCGTGCCCTGGCGACCGTGCGTGACCGCCCGTGGCCCGGCAAGCTGCCCGGACCGCCCCCGGCGACCGTGCTCGACCGTCCGCGCCCGGTGGACGTCGTCACCGCCGACGGCGGCACCGTCGACGTCGACGACCGCGGTGCCCTGACCGGGGTGCCCGAAGGGTTCCGGGCCGAGGGGGAGCGCGGCGGCCGGTTCGGTTCCGTCACGGCCTGGGCCGGACCGTGGCCGCTCGTCGTGCGCTGGTGGGAAGCCGGCGGCCGGCGGCTGCACCGACTGCAGCTCGTCGACGCCGAGGGGCGCGCGTGGTACCTGGTGCTCGCCGATCACCGCTGGTGGGCCGAGGCGGTGGCGACGTGA
- a CDS encoding error-prone DNA polymerase, producing MGYSNPPIPWSQFERALSDKRSPGSTHDGDGGDSPAWSRKREPYAPTPPVSDDGNVPVVPYAELHAHSTFSFLDGASGPEHLFEEAARLHLHGLALTDHDGFYGAARMAEVAEAYPTVATVYGTELSLGLTEPQNGVPDPEGTHLLLLADGQEGYHRLAGAVTSAHLAAGAEKGRPRYDLDDLAARSDGHWRVLTGCRKGAVRQALERGGETAAEAALRALLDRFGTAGVVVELIDQGDPMDTTRNDALAALAAKHALPTVATGNVHYATPDRFPVATALAAVRARRSLDEIDGWLPAAPTAHLRSGAEMARRFARWPGAVEHSVTLADELGFRLKTVKPGLPDIDVPDGHTTMSWLRELTWRGARRFYPGSADGVDPQKRERIERELSVIEDKDFPGYFLIVRDMVQYARDRGILCQGRGSAANSAVCYLLEITAVDSIRYGLPFERFLSAMRDEEPDIDVDFDSDRREEVIQYVYEKYGRFNAAQVANVITYRPKGAVRDMAKALGHSPGQQDAWSKQVERWGSVTESEDHDIPDAVVDMAQQVLGFPRHLGIHSGGMVLTDRPVGEVVPIEHARMDGRTVLQWDKDDCAYMGLVKFDMLGLGMLAALQYSFDLADEHCGERWDMHSIPKEEQGVYDQLCRADTIGVFQVESRAQMGTLPRLLPRRFYDLVIEVALVRPGPIQGGAVHPYIRRRTGEEPITYMHPSLEPVLERTLGVPLFQEQLMQMAIAVGGCSGDDADLLRRAMGSKRGHEKIDRLREKLYVGMAANDIHGEDADAIYAKIQAFANFGFAESHSISFALIVYASAWMRLHYPGAFLAALLRAQPMGFYSPQTLVADARRHGVRVLRPDILRSGVDATLEPVPDGDTTAPVVADACLETEQPPVLPFDKALPDDTARHRRDGAFAVRLGLAEVASLGRKSAEKIVAERDAHGPFTDMSDLARRVGLTTAQLEALAAADAFAALGVDRRGGMWSAAQAAAERPDQLPDTQVTVQPPLFGQMTSGDVLIADMWSTGMTTDDHPVRHVRDGLVARGVLSVQDTATAETGRRVEVGGIVTHRQRPATASGITFMNVEDETGLVNVICSVGVWGRYRRVAREAPAVIVRGILERSPDGVVNLVADRIEHLSLSVRTRSRDFQ from the coding sequence ATGGGGTACAGCAACCCGCCGATCCCGTGGTCCCAGTTCGAACGCGCCCTGTCCGACAAGCGGAGCCCGGGCAGCACGCACGACGGCGACGGCGGCGACAGCCCGGCCTGGTCCCGCAAACGCGAACCGTACGCACCGACCCCGCCGGTGTCCGACGACGGCAACGTGCCCGTCGTGCCGTACGCCGAGCTCCACGCGCACTCGACGTTCAGCTTCCTCGACGGCGCGAGCGGACCCGAGCACCTCTTCGAAGAGGCGGCACGACTGCACCTGCACGGCCTCGCGCTCACCGACCACGACGGCTTCTACGGTGCTGCCCGGATGGCCGAGGTCGCCGAGGCGTACCCGACCGTCGCGACCGTGTACGGCACCGAGCTGTCCCTCGGGTTGACCGAACCGCAGAACGGCGTCCCCGACCCGGAGGGCACGCACCTGCTGCTGCTCGCCGACGGGCAAGAGGGCTACCACCGGCTCGCCGGTGCCGTCACCAGTGCGCACCTGGCGGCCGGCGCCGAGAAGGGGCGGCCGCGGTACGACCTCGACGACCTCGCGGCACGGTCCGACGGGCACTGGCGGGTCCTCACCGGGTGCCGGAAGGGTGCCGTCCGGCAGGCGCTCGAGCGCGGTGGCGAGACTGCGGCCGAAGCAGCACTCCGTGCCCTGCTCGACCGGTTCGGCACCGCCGGTGTCGTGGTCGAGCTCATCGACCAGGGCGACCCGATGGACACCACCCGGAACGACGCCCTCGCCGCCCTCGCCGCGAAGCACGCGCTGCCGACCGTCGCCACGGGGAACGTGCACTACGCCACCCCGGACCGCTTCCCGGTGGCGACGGCGCTCGCCGCGGTCCGGGCCCGCCGCAGCCTCGACGAGATCGACGGCTGGCTGCCGGCCGCACCCACCGCGCACCTCCGCTCCGGTGCGGAGATGGCCCGGCGGTTCGCGCGCTGGCCCGGTGCCGTCGAGCACAGCGTGACCCTCGCCGACGAGCTGGGGTTCCGGCTGAAGACCGTCAAGCCCGGGCTGCCCGACATCGACGTCCCCGACGGCCACACCACGATGTCCTGGCTGCGGGAACTCACCTGGCGCGGTGCTCGCCGGTTCTACCCGGGGAGCGCCGACGGCGTGGACCCGCAGAAGCGGGAGCGCATCGAACGCGAGCTCTCGGTGATCGAGGACAAGGACTTCCCCGGGTACTTCCTCATCGTGCGGGACATGGTGCAGTACGCCCGCGACCGGGGGATCCTCTGCCAGGGCCGTGGGTCGGCGGCGAACTCGGCGGTCTGCTACCTGCTCGAGATCACCGCGGTGGACTCCATCCGGTACGGCCTGCCGTTCGAACGGTTCCTGTCGGCGATGCGCGACGAGGAACCGGACATCGACGTCGACTTCGACTCCGACCGGCGGGAAGAGGTCATCCAGTACGTCTACGAGAAGTACGGCCGGTTCAACGCCGCCCAGGTCGCGAACGTCATCACCTACCGGCCGAAGGGCGCCGTGCGGGACATGGCGAAGGCGCTCGGTCACAGCCCCGGGCAACAGGACGCCTGGTCGAAGCAGGTCGAGCGGTGGGGATCGGTCACCGAGAGCGAGGACCACGACATCCCCGACGCCGTGGTGGACATGGCGCAGCAGGTGCTCGGGTTCCCGCGACACCTCGGCATCCACTCCGGCGGCATGGTGCTCACCGACCGGCCCGTCGGCGAGGTGGTGCCGATCGAGCACGCCCGGATGGACGGCCGGACGGTGCTGCAGTGGGACAAGGACGACTGCGCCTACATGGGGCTCGTGAAGTTCGACATGCTCGGGCTCGGCATGCTCGCCGCCCTGCAGTACTCCTTCGACCTCGCCGACGAGCACTGCGGGGAACGCTGGGACATGCACTCGATCCCGAAGGAGGAGCAGGGCGTCTACGACCAGCTGTGCCGGGCGGACACCATCGGTGTGTTCCAGGTGGAGTCCCGGGCGCAGATGGGCACGCTGCCCCGGCTGCTGCCACGACGGTTCTACGACCTCGTGATCGAGGTCGCCCTGGTGCGTCCCGGGCCGATCCAGGGCGGTGCAGTCCACCCGTACATCCGGCGGCGCACCGGCGAGGAACCGATCACGTACATGCACCCCTCGCTGGAACCGGTGCTCGAACGGACCCTCGGCGTGCCGCTGTTCCAGGAGCAGCTCATGCAGATGGCGATCGCGGTGGGTGGCTGCTCGGGGGACGACGCCGACCTGCTCCGGCGTGCCATGGGCTCCAAGCGCGGACACGAGAAGATCGACCGGCTCCGCGAGAAGCTCTACGTGGGCATGGCGGCGAACGACATCCACGGCGAGGACGCCGACGCCATCTACGCGAAGATCCAGGCGTTCGCGAACTTCGGCTTCGCGGAGAGCCACTCGATCAGCTTCGCGCTCATCGTCTACGCGAGTGCGTGGATGCGGTTGCACTACCCGGGAGCGTTCCTGGCGGCGCTGCTCCGGGCGCAGCCGATGGGGTTCTACTCACCGCAGACCCTCGTGGCCGATGCTCGTCGGCACGGGGTGCGGGTGCTGCGGCCGGACATCCTGCGCTCCGGCGTTGACGCCACGCTGGAGCCGGTGCCCGACGGGGACACGACGGCTCCCGTCGTCGCCGACGCCTGCCTCGAGACCGAGCAGCCCCCGGTGCTGCCGTTCGACAAGGCACTGCCCGACGACACGGCCCGGCACCGTCGCGACGGCGCGTTCGCCGTCCGGCTCGGCCTCGCCGAGGTCGCGTCGCTCGGACGGAAGAGCGCCGAGAAGATCGTCGCCGAACGGGACGCCCACGGCCCCTTCACCGACATGTCCGACCTGGCCCGCCGGGTCGGCCTCACCACGGCGCAGCTCGAGGCGCTCGCCGCCGCCGATGCGTTCGCCGCCCTCGGGGTCGACCGCCGCGGTGGCATGTGGTCCGCCGCGCAGGCCGCCGCGGAACGCCCCGACCAGCTGCCGGACACCCAGGTGACGGTGCAGCCGCCGCTGTTCGGGCAGATGACCAGCGGGGACGTCCTCATCGCGGACATGTGGTCGACCGGGATGACGACCGACGACCACCCGGTGCGGCACGTCCGCGACGGACTCGTCGCCCGCGGGGTGCTCAGCGTGCAGGACACCGCCACCGCCGAGACCGGCCGGCGGGTCGAGGTCGGCGGGATCGTGACGCACCGGCAGCGTCCGGCGACGGCGTCGGGCATCACGTTCATGAACGTCGAGGACGAGACCGGGCTCGTGAACGTGATCTGCAGCGTCGGGGTGTGGGGGCGGTACCGGCGGGTCGCGCGCGAGGCGCCGGCGGTCATCGTGCGGGGGATCCTCGAGCGCTCGCCTGACGGGGTCGTCAACCTAGTGGCCGACCGGATCGAGCACCTGTCCCTGTCGGTCCGGACGCGGTCGCGGGACTTCCAGTGA
- a CDS encoding HAMP domain-containing sensor histidine kinase, whose translation MLSLRSRITIGSTAIAAVVIVLLVLVMRFQVVSVVASATRTLLDADADPYVATLEVDSDPKLSAPGNAQLVAVVSPSGDIALSTMPPKVERALGSLMSTEAGTSVIRVSGSEYRVVVEHPVNQAGRWTVVAARNSQAEAIVVDDLTSTLSLTGLAILVAFGIASWVLATAALRPVNRMRREAERLSVAPERAELPVGPAQDELASLATTLNAFLARTRQATERERQMVSDASHELRTPLAILTTQLDLASLDGDDAAALAAHIERAKLSVARLSRLANDLLALSRIEESERRDQDGQQQTLTAWSDLGDEVMSAVDRVRLIASAKDITVDFDLEAPVTVGGSGPGIGGGSPEPRYRLDTGGMAQLVTNIAGNAVSALPRGGGVFVSWRSTGGEGVLQITDDGPGVPESFIPVAFDRFTRPDEARKSRPNPDPATGGIPLPGGSGLGLAIVRAVAERAGGTAAIRNVRSGGLEVTVRIPEAS comes from the coding sequence ATGCTCTCGCTCCGCTCGCGGATCACCATCGGCTCCACCGCGATCGCCGCGGTCGTCATCGTGCTGCTCGTGCTCGTCATGCGGTTCCAGGTCGTGAGCGTCGTCGCGAGTGCGACCCGCACGCTCCTCGACGCCGACGCGGACCCGTACGTCGCGACGCTCGAGGTCGACAGCGACCCCAAGCTGTCCGCCCCCGGCAACGCGCAACTCGTCGCGGTGGTGTCGCCGTCCGGTGACATCGCCCTGTCGACCATGCCGCCGAAGGTGGAGCGCGCGCTCGGCAGCCTGATGTCGACGGAGGCCGGCACCTCGGTCATCCGTGTCTCCGGGTCGGAGTACCGCGTCGTCGTCGAGCACCCGGTCAACCAGGCGGGCCGCTGGACCGTCGTCGCGGCGCGCAACTCGCAGGCCGAGGCCATCGTCGTCGACGACCTCACCTCGACTCTGTCGCTCACCGGTCTCGCGATCCTCGTCGCGTTCGGCATCGCGTCCTGGGTCCTGGCGACGGCGGCACTCCGGCCGGTGAACCGGATGCGTCGCGAGGCCGAACGGCTCTCCGTCGCCCCCGAGCGCGCCGAACTGCCGGTCGGGCCGGCACAGGACGAACTGGCGTCCCTCGCCACCACCCTCAACGCGTTCCTCGCCCGCACCCGGCAGGCCACCGAACGCGAACGGCAGATGGTCTCGGACGCCAGCCACGAGCTCCGCACGCCCCTGGCGATCCTCACCACGCAGCTCGACCTCGCCTCGCTCGACGGCGACGACGCCGCGGCCCTCGCCGCCCACATCGAGCGGGCGAAGCTCAGCGTCGCACGCCTGTCACGGCTGGCGAACGACCTGCTCGCGCTCTCCCGCATCGAGGAGTCGGAGCGTCGCGACCAGGACGGCCAGCAGCAGACCCTCACCGCGTGGTCGGACCTCGGCGACGAGGTGATGTCCGCCGTCGACCGCGTGCGGCTCATCGCGTCGGCGAAGGACATCACCGTCGACTTCGACCTGGAGGCCCCGGTCACCGTCGGCGGCTCGGGTCCGGGCATCGGCGGCGGCAGTCCGGAACCGCGGTACCGGCTCGACACCGGCGGGATGGCGCAGCTCGTCACGAACATCGCCGGCAACGCCGTGTCCGCGCTCCCCCGCGGCGGCGGCGTCTTCGTGTCGTGGCGGAGCACCGGCGGCGAGGGCGTCCTGCAGATCACCGACGACGGCCCCGGGGTCCCCGAGTCGTTCATCCCGGTGGCGTTCGACCGGTTCACCCGGCCCGACGAGGCCCGCAAGTCGCGCCCGAACCCCGACCCGGCGACCGGCGGCATCCCCCTGCCCGGCGGCTCCGGCCTCGGGCTCGCGATCGTGCGGGCCGTCGCCGAACGGGCCGGGGGCACGGCGGCCATCCGCAACGTCCGTTCCGGCGGGCTCGAGGTCACCGTCCGCATCCCCGAGGCGTCCTAG
- a CDS encoding response regulator transcription factor, whose translation MRLLVVEDDDEMRALMERGLAAEGYRVTAVENGVEALIALGDQAFDLAVVDVMMPGMSGFELARRIREREDPVRILLVTARDAVDDRVFGLDAGADDYLTKPFAFAELTARLRALGRRESAGAPRTIEVGDVAIDSEARRILIKGQRVAVSPTEFALLRLLARSVGTVVDRPKILEEVWDGSQHVDPNVVEQYISYLRKKLTSHEATVAISTVRGRGYRLDLLGA comes from the coding sequence ATGCGCCTGTTGGTGGTCGAGGACGATGACGAGATGCGCGCGCTCATGGAGCGTGGTCTCGCTGCTGAGGGGTACCGCGTCACGGCGGTCGAGAACGGGGTCGAGGCGCTCATCGCGCTCGGCGACCAGGCGTTCGACCTCGCCGTCGTGGACGTGATGATGCCCGGCATGTCCGGCTTCGAGCTGGCCAGGCGCATCCGTGAGCGCGAGGACCCCGTGCGGATCCTCCTCGTCACGGCACGCGACGCCGTCGACGACCGGGTGTTCGGACTCGACGCCGGCGCCGACGACTACCTGACGAAGCCCTTCGCCTTCGCCGAGCTGACCGCACGACTCCGGGCGCTCGGGCGACGCGAGTCCGCCGGCGCCCCGCGCACGATCGAGGTCGGCGACGTCGCGATCGACTCCGAGGCCCGTCGCATCCTCATCAAGGGCCAGCGCGTCGCCGTGAGCCCCACCGAGTTCGCGCTGCTCCGACTGCTCGCACGCTCCGTCGGCACCGTGGTCGACCGTCCGAAGATCCTCGAAGAAGTCTGGGACGGCTCGCAGCACGTCGACCCGAACGTCGTCGAGCAGTACATCTCGTACCTCCGGAAGAAGCTGACCTCGCACGAGGCCACCGTCGCGATCTCCACCGTGCGCGGCCGCGGCTACCGCCTCGACCTCCTCGGGGCGTGA